The DNA window AAAAGCCTATCCATATCGGCAATAGTCGAAACGCTCACCCCTTCTCTTCCTACTTCCCCCAGTGAGCGCGGATGGTCGGCATCGTAGCCCATTAGAGTAGGCATATCAAAAGCAGTTGAAAGCCCAGTTTGTCCGTGTTTTAGCAGATAGTGAAAACGCGCATTGGTATCGTCTGGAGATCCAAAACCAGCAAACTGCCGCATAGTCCAAAGACGCCCTCGATACATCGACGCCTGAGGCCCTCGAGTAAATGGAAATTGCCCAGGAAGCCCCAGTTTTCTGACCTCATCGAAGGAACCCAAGTCGCGCGACGTTATACATACTGGGATTTCTGTTCCACTAATAGTTGCATAGGACTTTCGCCTCTCGGCTTGTCCACGATAAGCATGTTCAAGCCACTGCTCTTTGCTAGCAGCGGCTATTTGCATAACATTGCGCGAGCGAGTTTTAGTAGCTGAACTGAGCTGTTTTTTTTCTGTGGACATATCTTTCTTTTTTGAACTACTGGCGCATTCCTGCAAAAAACGAAATCACTTCAAAAGTTGGCTCGCAATTACAAGCCTTTGGATTTCGCTTGTTCCTTCGTATATTTCCGTAATCTTTGCATCCCTCAAATATCGCTCGACGTTAAAATCCTTTACGTAACCATAACCGCCGTAGATTTGAATAGCTTTTAGCGCACAGTAGACCGCGGCCTCGGACGCAAATAATTTCGCTTCTGCCGCCTCCCTCGTATAACTAACCTTTGCCACCTTTCGCCGAGTAGCAGCATACGTTAACAATCGAGCCGCATTAATTTTGCAACTCATATCGGCAATGTAATTCTGTATGGTTTGATGCTCGGCTAGCAATTTTCCGAAAGTCTGGCGCTCTTTGGCATATTTGATGGAATCTTCCAGTGAAGCTCGCGCAATCCCTACCGCCTGCGCGGCAATGCCGCAGCGGCCACCATCGAGTGTGAGCATTGCTATTTTAAATCCATCTCCAGCTTTGCCTAAAAGCGCGCTGCCGTCGAGCTCTACGTTGTCAAAGGTAATACTTGCCGTGGGACTGCCGCATATTCCCAATTTGTCTTCTTTTTTCCCTATTGTAATGCCGGGGTGGTTTTTTAGCTCAACGATAAAGCAATTAATCCCCCTGTGCCGCTCCTCTGGCTTTTCCATGGCAAACAAAACGCAAATATCTGCAACTGGCGCATTGGTTATCCAATTTTTTACGCCATTAATTATCCATTTGTCGCCCTTCTTCTTCGCCATACAGGTTTGGCGCGCCGCATCGCTTCCAGTCCCTGGTTCGCTCAGCGCAAAACAGCCCAAATGTTCGCCTTTGGCTAGTTTAGGCAAATATTTAACTTTCTGTTCCGGAGAGCCAAAATTTAGTATCGGCCAGCAGGCTATTGAGTTGTGTGCGCTGACAATTACGCTAGTAGAAGCGCAGACTGCCGCTAGCTCTTCAATAATAACTACGTAGGAAAGGTAATCGAGCTCCGCACCACCATACTCGCTTGGGACCGTAATGCCAAAGTAACCAGCCGCAGATAATTTTGGCACTAGTTCCTTAGGAAAGTAGTGCTCCTGATCAATTTTTCGCGCCAAGGGCAGAACCTCCCTCTGGGCGAATTCTCTCGCACTTTGTCTAACAATTCTCTGTTCTTCGTCTAATTCGAATTCAAATGAGTTCATAAGCTTCGCCGATATTAACATCCCTTAAATGTTGGTTTCCGTTTTTCCACAAAAGCCCCTAAACCTTCCCTCGTGTCGTTGTATTTGAATAGTTGAACAAACTCCTCTACTTCCTGACTCAAACCAGCCGTTTTTTGTGCAAAATAGAGATTTTCAATACTCCGCTTAGCAGCTTTTAAGGCTAGCGGCGCTTTAGTTTTAAGATTTTCCACAATCTCGCCGAGCTTTTTCTGTAATTCAGTAGGCTCAACTAGCCAATCCACTAATCCAAGCCGATAAGCTTCACTAGAACTAATCGTTTCAGCCGTTAGAATTAGTCTTTTTGCCGCGCCAATTCCCACGCGAAGCGGCAAGCGCTGGGTTCCTCCAAAGCCAGGGATAAGACCCAAATTCACTTCAGCTTGTCCGAGCTTTGCTGTAGTAGTAGCTAAAATCATGTCACAGGCAAGAGCAAGCTCTAAACCTCCGCCAATAGCATAGCCGTTTACAACTGCTATTACTGGAACAGGAAGGCGTTCTAGTTGGCGCGTTACATCTTGGCCTAAAGCAATAAAATAATGCAAATCACTCGGCGACGCTCCTAGCATGCATTTAATATCCGCGCCAGCAACGAAAGCCCGATCTCCGGCCGAAGAAATGCTCACTACTCGACATTCGCTAAAAGGCAATTTAGCGAGCGCAATTAGATGCGTCTTTAGTCCCTCTAAAACCTCAACATTTAGAGCATTTAAGCTCTCTTCGCGCTCTATGCGAAGTTTAGCCTCGGCATCAGCAATTTGCAGAGAAACCAAGCTATTTTTCATAGATAGACCCTTGCTACGGAATAATACATCAAACTACGCCCCAAACTTCACTCAAACCATATCATGGCCTATCTCTTGCATCATGTTTTTTTTTAAGAAAGGGTTAGCACGACATAAACTTCCTAAAATATTGAGATAAATTGGATTTACGTGACGGAGCAAGCAAGCAAAACGGCCGTAAGGCGGGAAATAAGTGCAGGGTGTATCGACACTTTTGCAACATCTTTAGCTCAGAATAGTGCATTCTTAAGCATAAATCAGCTTAGGCAACTCGTACAGGCTAGAGAATTAGGCAGCAATGCTAAGTTTATTCAAGAGACGGCAGAATATTCCTTTTGTAAGACGCCCATTGATATAGAGTCCCTGAGTATTCTTGAAGCCGAGTTAGTTAATCAGGAAATCGCTCTTTGTAGAGGGCCAGCGGGAACTGTCTGCTCCTTAGCTCAACGAGCAACTTTGGATAAAAACTCCTTGTGTTGGCACGCCAGAAGGGTCTTGCTCGCACTTCCGGAAATGGCATTTTTCGTGGACGTTCCACGATATGTCTTAGCTTGGGCGGACGAGATTGAAAATATTTATTCTGGAGAGCATAATTTTAGTTTTTCCCCGCAAAAGATCGACGACCCCAGTGCGACTGCCAGTGTCATTGCAAGCCGGCAGGAAGCTAGAGATAAGCTAGACTATCTAAATACTTTTGCGGACTATTGCTTAGGTAAATATTCGAGGCGAAGGAGCGCTCCTCCTTATCTCGAACCAGGACTCAATTTCATTTTAAAACTTCTAGCCACATCTAGAAAATTCGAGCAAAATAGTTCTTTAAATTATATATGTCTTCCCATAAGCAAGAAAGAGTTTATCCAGAAGACCAAAACAATATTGCTAGAAGGAGCAGGATGTCGGCCACAGAAATCTTAGTAGTAGATGACGACCCGGTGGTAACGAGCATAGTGTCGAGTATGCTACTAAATAAGGGCTACTTAGTTTCGTGCATTCAAAGCGGTCGCGAATGCCTCTCGTCAATGCGCCAAAAATTAAGTAACAAGGAAGCTCTTCCCCGCGTAATTCTCTTAGATCTCTTGTTAAACGATATGCAAGGCTCGCAGGTGCTAAAAGAGCTTAGGGAAATATTCTCGCCTTCCTATGTGCCAGTTATAATGCTTTCAGCGAACACCGAGGGCGAAATGCTTGAAATTAACACAGATGCTATCCCGGATGTCTACTTACAGAAGCCATTTACGTCATCTGAGATAATTCAAGCAATCGAAAGCGTTTTGCATCAAAGTTAGGCGTGCTTATCAGTGCGCGTAACGCTCGTAAATCCTTTCAATACTGATAGCCTTGCCGTCTGCTTCGTTTATTTTAAGAACCACGCCATTTATCATGCTATTGCCGCTAGCCACATCAAATTTGCCAGGCAATCCACTTAAAAAACGCTCTACGACAAGTTCGGATTTTACGCCAATTACACTCTCCTGTGGGCCGCACATGCCTAGGTCTGAAATAAAGGCCGTTTGTTTGGGAAGTAGCCTATTATCGGCAGTTTGCACATGAGTGTGTGTCCCAGCGACTAGTGTAACTTTTCCATCGAGGAAGTAACCAAGTGCTACTTTTTCACTTGTAGCTTCAGCATGAAAATCGACGATGATTATTTCTGAAGAAGAAAGCTCTTTAGCTAATAAATCTCCAAT is part of the Deltaproteobacteria bacterium genome and encodes:
- a CDS encoding acyl-CoA dehydrogenase family protein, translating into MNSFEFELDEEQRIVRQSAREFAQREVLPLARKIDQEHYFPKELVPKLSAAGYFGITVPSEYGGAELDYLSYVVIIEELAAVCASTSVIVSAHNSIACWPILNFGSPEQKVKYLPKLAKGEHLGCFALSEPGTGSDAARQTCMAKKKGDKWIINGVKNWITNAPVADICVLFAMEKPEERHRGINCFIVELKNHPGITIGKKEDKLGICGSPTASITFDNVELDGSALLGKAGDGFKIAMLTLDGGRCGIAAQAVGIARASLEDSIKYAKERQTFGKLLAEHQTIQNYIADMSCKINAARLLTYAATRRKVAKVSYTREAAEAKLFASEAAVYCALKAIQIYGGYGYVKDFNVERYLRDAKITEIYEGTSEIQRLVIASQLLK
- a CDS encoding methylmalonyl-CoA mutase gives rise to the protein MQIAAASKEQWLEHAYRGQAERRKSYATISGTEIPVCITSRDLGSFDEVRKLGLPGQFPFTRGPQASMYRGRLWTMRQFAGFGSPDDTNARFHYLLKHGQTGLSTAFDMPTLMGYDADHPRSLGEVGREGVSVSTIADMDRLFGGIDLSAVTTSMTINCSAAPILAMYLAVARRRGISWDLLGGTIQNDILKEYIAQKEWISPPGAGLKLSCDIIEFCAEHARKFNPISISGYHIREAGSTAAQELAFTV
- a CDS encoding response regulator, encoding MSATEILVVDDDPVVTSIVSSMLLNKGYLVSCIQSGRECLSSMRQKLSNKEALPRVILLDLLLNDMQGSQVLKELREIFSPSYVPVIMLSANTEGEMLEINTDAIPDVYLQKPFTSSEIIQAIESVLHQS
- a CDS encoding enoyl-CoA hydratase/isomerase family protein, translated to MKNSLVSLQIADAEAKLRIEREESLNALNVEVLEGLKTHLIALAKLPFSECRVVSISSAGDRAFVAGADIKCMLGASPSDLHYFIALGQDVTRQLERLPVPVIAVVNGYAIGGGLELALACDMILATTTAKLGQAEVNLGLIPGFGGTQRLPLRVGIGAAKRLILTAETISSSEAYRLGLVDWLVEPTELQKKLGEIVENLKTKAPLALKAAKRSIENLYFAQKTAGLSQEVEEFVQLFKYNDTREGLGAFVEKRKPTFKGC